Part of the Hydrogenimonas thermophila genome, ATTGACAATGAATTGTTAAAGAGCTAACACAACAACAAAAATCAAACTATATCGGCTCTATTAAACTACAAGCCGATACCTTGTTAGTGTTATTGATGAAACTTATGTTTCATCATCAAAACACTTCGCAGTTTTGAAGTGTTTTAAAAATGAAACAAAAAGGTATGTTTTTTTTTAAAATTTCAGCCGTTTAAGTTGTTTCTTATAAAACGGCTTTGTATTAGTTATTTTATGTAATGCATCAACTAAATGATCTATTTGTTCAAACGTATGAATAGGATGAAGTGAAATCCTAAGCCAACCTGGTTTAAATGATAAATCTCTATCATCTTCCAATCCTAAAAGATCATGCCCGTAAGGTCCAGCACAGGCACATCCTGCTCGTGTTTCTATCTGAAATTTTTGTGAAAGAACCTGACATAAAGCATAAGGACTCATCTGTTTTGGAATCAGTGAAACAATCCCTATATTTTCAGCTTCAGGGTTTCCAAGGATCTTAAATTGATCGTTTTTTTGAATATGTTGAACCAAGTATCTATATAACTTCTCTTTTTGCTCTTTAATCCAAACTAATCCCATCTCATTTCTTAGCTGATATGCTAATGCTGCTCGAATCATCTGCAATACGGCAGGCGTACCTGCATCTTCTCTTATTTCAGGATTTTTATGAAACATATGGCTTGTACGACTTACATAAGTAACCGTACCACCTCCAGGGTAAGTCGGAGCAATCGATGTATCTACCAAATCTTTACGAATCACTAAAAGCCCGCAAGCTCCAGGACCTCCAATAAGTTTATGGGCAGAAAGAAACATTGCATCAAATAGATAGGATGAAATATTCATATAAGGAGATGTTGCCGCTGCATCAAAACATACTACTGCACCATAATGGCGTAAAAGTTTTGAAATCTCCTCATATGGAGTTATAATCCCTGTGGCATTGGATGCCACACAAAATGAACCTATAATCTCTCTGCCTCTATTCTTTTTTAAAACATTCTCTAAATTCTGCAAATCTACTTTGCCATCAGCTGTAAGAGGAACACGGTGAATATCACATAAAGACTCCCGAAAACCAAGTTCATTGGAGTGATGTTCATAAGGACCTACTACTACCAACGGTTTTTTTGGTACATCTGGCTTGCTGCCAAGACGCTTACATACAGCTGGTGGAATATAAAGCCCCATCAACTCTTGAAAACGCTTAATGGCTCCCGTTGATCCATATCCGGATGGAATAATTAAAAAATCATCTTCTAAATCAAGAGAACTCTTTAATGAACTTCGAGCATTTTCATAGCATTGTTGCATAGTTTTAGCTAAATAAGCTTCTTCTGAATGTGTATTGGCATAATACTCCAAAACTTCAGCCATACGCTCTTCTATAGAATGATAACCAAGCCCTGTTGCTGTAAAATCGAAATAGGTTGACTTGCGTTTGCCAATTGTGTTGTCAAAAAGCTCCTGTCTGGTATCTTTACTTTTAAGAAGCGGCTGAAATAGTCTCTGGTTCATAAAATCTCTCTTTAATATAGTGTCTAAAACTAATATAGTTGCTTCCAAGGTACTCTTCTATTATGTCTCCTATAACTTTTGCAGCATCCTCTGGAGCAACCTTTATTCCACTTTTAATAGCAAACTCGCTTCGATCCTCACCTTCAAGATACCCACCAAACAGAAGCTCAAAACCTTGATGACGCACATCATTTTGCTTGACAATTGTTCCCATTAATCCAATATCCACAATATGTGGATGGGCACAACTGTTTGGACAACCATTTACGCTTATACTTATAGGTTCTTTAAAATCAGGAAAACGCTTTTCAAGATATTTAACAATCTCTTCAGCACGATCTTTGGTTTCACTAATTGCAAATTTACAATACTTTAACCCTGTACAAGCCATTGTTTTAGATCTGAAAGCCGATGGAAATGGTGTAAAACCAGCCTCTTGCAATAAAGATACAGCTTCTACAGTTTTATGTTCAGGTACATCTGTAACAATAAAATCTTGTGTTGGTGTTATGCGAATAGCTGTAGCACCAATCCGTTTTAAAACTTCATAAAGAGAAAATAGTCCACCTGAACCAACACCACTGGTACTAACAGAACAGCCGATATAGTTGTACCCTATCTCTTTGCTTGGATGCACGCCAAAATGTGATCTCACTGGGTATGGTGTCAAATGATGTGATGATCCTTTAATAAGTTTATACCCCAATATCTTATTTTCAAGAATATTTTTAAAATGTTCAACTCCCCATGCATCTATTAAATGTCTCAATCTAGCCTTGGTACGGTTTTCTCTGTTGCCGTAATCTCGAAAAATGACTGCAACAGCTTCTGCAATCTCAGGAAGTTGATGAGCATAAGCATAACCAATATGTGTAGCAAAGCGCTTATTCTTGGCAAGCCCTCCACCAACCATTACGCTAAAAATATCTGAATGTCGATCATTTGGTGTTGCCACAAAACTAAGATCGTGAATCTCAGGATTTGTACAATGTTTATGGCATCCGCATACACTGATCTTAAACTTTCTTGGCAGATTGGAAAAGAGCCTCTTTTTTTGATCAAATAGTTGATTTATTTGTCGAACAATTGATCGTACATCAGCACTCTCTTTAGGATCCAACCCATTTACAGGACAACTGACAATATTTCTAGGACAATCTCCTGCTGCCATTTGTGTTGTAAGCCCAGCTTTTTGCAAACGATCAAATATTTCAGGAAGATTCTTAACCTCAATCCAGTGAAACTGTACATCTTGCCTAGTTGTAAAATCAGCAGTATCTCTTGCAAAATCTCTAGAAATTTCTGCCAAAGTCTTCAGCTGATCATCGGTGACCAATCCACCAAGCAGTTTGACTCTTAGCATAAAATATAGAGTCGGATCATCATCTGCTTGCAAACTTTTGTTTTGTGTATAAAGACCATACCATTTAAACCGGTCAATATCATCAGGATCAATCTCTTGACCTGTTTGTGCATAGTGTAAGATATCGTCTAAAACATCCAAGCCATCCTTGGTTCTCTTAATGCGTTCAACTCTTTGTGCCGCTGTCTCTTTAGCCATTTTGCACACTCCTTAACTGTGTAATATCTGGTACACCCCAATGAGGAAAATATTTGCGTACCAATGCATTTAACTCTTTTTCAAAATCACTAATATCACCTTGTATTACTTTCTCATCTTCTGCTACTTCAGTAGAGACAATCATTCCGGCACCAACTGTTCGGTTGGTGATTTTATCTATTAAAATAAAACTTCCTGTTCGTTTGATATCTTTATAAGCATCACACACAATAGGTTGAGAAAGAGAGATACGGCAATGTGCGATATCATTCAATCCAAGTGATTGCAATGGTTTATGTTCAAATGTATTGACATCAATTGCATAATGGATCTTTTCAACTTCAGCCAATACACTCTGATACGCACCACCTTTAAAACCGTATGTTTCTTTTAAAACCAACTCATTATCATCCATCCATACGATAATAGCATCAGCCTTGTCAGTGACACTGGCACAATTTTTAGAATGTACTATTACATCTGAACGGCTGATATCTATTTCATCTTCTGTTGTAATCGTTACAGCCATAGGTACAGATGCCTCTGTAACGGTATGAAGCGTCTGCTCTTTCTTACCATTATCTGTAAATGGGGCAACTATTGATTTGACTTTGGTTCTCTTTTTAGATGGAAGAACCATAATCTCATCACCCTCGTGAATTGTTCCAGAGGCAATTGTTCCACTAAAGCCCCTGAAATTAAGGTTTGGTCTGTTGACATACTGCACAAGAAATCTAAGTTCCGTATCAGCTTCACTCTTGCCTATTTCAATACTATCAAGAAGTTCAATTAAAGATTTTCCGCTATACCAAGGCATATGCTCACTACGATGAACAATATTGTCACCAACCAAGGCGCTGATTGGTACAAAATGTACCTCTTCAAGATCAAGCTTATTAGCCACTTCATTACTATAGCTTTGTACAATCTCTTCAAAACGCTCAGAAGAGTAATCAACAAGATCCATCTTATTAACAGCTACAACAATATGTTTAATTCCCAAAAGGTTGACAATATAACTATGTCTTCTTGTTTGAGTTAAAACACCTTTGCGCGCATCAATTAAAATGATGGCAAGATCAGCTGTTGAAGCACCGGTTACCATGTTTCTTGTATACTGTTCATGCCCTGGTGTATCGGCAATAATATATTTCTTATGCTCTGTTGAAAAAAAGCGATACGCTACATCAATAGTTATGCCTTGTTCACGTTCACTTTGCAGTCCATCTACCAAAAGAGCAAGGTCGAATGCTTCTCCTGTTGTGCCATATTTTCGACTCTCATGCTCAACTGCTAAAATTTGATCTTCAAATACAGTTTTAGTATCATAAAGAAGTCGACCTATCAAGGTACTCTTTCCATCATCAACACTGCCACATGTAATAAAACGCAAAAAATCTTTTTCTGCATACTCTTTTAAATATCTCTCTATCTGCATTAGAAGTACCCCTCTATTTTCTTCTTTTCCATTGCACCTTCTTGATCTTTGTCGATCAGACGACCCTGACGCTCACTAGTACGGCTTACAAGCATCTCTTCAATAATCTTTGGCAGAGTGTCGGCCTGTGATTCAATAGCACCTGTTAATGGGTAACAACCAAGTGTTCTAAAACGTACTATCTCCTCTTTTGCCTGAGCACGCAAATGAGCAGGCATACGCTCGTCATCTACCATAATTTTTACTCCATCAATCTCTACAACTGGTCGCTTCTTCGCATAATAAAGCGGTACTATAGGTATATCTTCAAGATAAATATACTGCCAAATATCAAGCTCCGTCCAGTTTGAAAGAGGAAAGACTCTTACGCTTTCACCCTTATGTATTTGTGTGTTATAAATACTCCACAATTCTGGACGCTGATTTTTTGGATCCCAGCGATGATTTTTCCCTCTAAATGAAAAGATACGCTCTTTTGCCCGACTCTTCTCTTCATCACGCCTTGCACCACCAATAATTGCATCAAACCCAAGTGCATTAAGTGCCTGTTTGAGTGCCTCTGTTTTCATAATATCAGTATGCACACTGCTACCATGTATAAATGGATTAATATCCATCTCTTTGCCCTTAGGGTTGACATGAACAATTAAATCAAGCCCAAGCTCTTTGACACGACTGTCTCTAAACTCAATCATCTCTTTGAATTTCCAAAGTGTATCGACATGCAAAAGAGGAAAAGGAATTTTCCCAGGATAAAATGCTTTCAAAGCCAAATGCAACATGACAGACGAATCTTTACCAATACTGTACATCATAACGGGGTTTGAAAACTCCGATGCCACTTCTCTTAATATCTCAATAGATTCTGCTTCTAAACGCTTTAAATGACTTATCTTATTTTTATCAAGCATGCTCTTTTACCCCTTTGTCATGTAAATGAAGTCCACACTCCTTTTTCTCAGGTGATTCCCACCACCACCGTCCGGCACGGCTATCTTCTCCTGGCTGTACAGCTCTTGTACAGGGTGCACAACCGATACTTGGGTATCCTTCATCATGCAACTTGTTGTATGGCACATTATGAAAACGAATATAGCTCCATACATCGGTTTCACTCCACTCAGCCAATGGATTGATTTTATAAAGACCATGTGTTGCATCATATTCGACAATCTGTACATCATCCCTTGTAACTGACTGCTCTTTTCTTAACCCGGTAATCCACGCACTTAACCCTTTTAATGCCCTTTTAAGTGGTTTGACTTTACGGACATAGCAACACTCTTTTCTATTTTCAACTGAGCTATAAAACCCATTCACACCCTGCTTGGCATATAGTTTTTCAATATCTTCAGTATCAGGAAAAAAGATTTGAATATCAACACCATATTTTTCTCTTGTCTTGTCCATTAAGGCATACGTTTCTGCAGGTAGTCTTCCTGTATCAAGTGTAAAAATCTTTATATTAGGATCAATACGGCAAAGCATATCTGTTAGCACTTGGTCCTCTGCTCCAAAGCTGGAAGCCAAAGCAACATTTCCATTAAATTGTTCCAATACATAAGCAAGAATCTCTTCAGGAGACTTATGTTGCAATGTGCTGTTAATCTGTTTTAAATCCATAACAAATTTCCTTCTTTTATATGTTATATTCAGGCTCTTTTACTTTAACCCGTCCAATATTCAACCTGCTCCACCCTCTTTCATGCAGGTAGTAAAGAACCATTTTTGTAAACAATTCTATTCCACCAATTGATGCCGCCATTGAGACATCTCCTGTAATGAAGTATGAAATCAAAATTGTGTCTATTGTTCCAAGAGTGCGCCAAGAAATGGTTTTAAGCACACTCCGGTATGGTTTTTCATACATTAAAGCCCCCATAACTCCAAGTCTGTCTGTTCTGGCTTAGAAAAGAGTTCTGTACTTAAGTATCTCTCTCCGGTATCACATAAAATTGTGACTATTACTTTGCCTTTATTCTCTTCTCTGTTACCTACAATCGAAGAGGCATAAAGGTTTGCTCCAGATGAAATACCTACTAACAACCCTTGCTCTTTTGCTATGCGTCTAGCTGTAGCCATTGCATCATCATTACTGACTTGAATTACTTCATCATAAATTTTTGTATTTAATACATCAGGTACAAAACCTGCACCAATTCCCTGAATTTTATGCGCACCAGGCTTTCCACCAGAAAGCACAGGTGAATCAACCGGTTCTACTGCAATAATTTGAATAGAAGGGTTGTAAGATTTAAGCTTCTCTCCAATACCTGTAATTGTTCCGCCGGTACCTACTGCTGCAACTAAAATATCAACTTTTCCGTCTGTATCTTTCCAAATCTCTTCTGCTGTTGTTTCAGAATGAATTTTTGGATTCGCCGGATTCTCAAATTGTCTTAGCAATACAGCATTTTGTAGCTTTTGCGCTAACTCTTCAGCCTTTTTTACTGCACCGCTCATACCTTTTGATGCACTAGTTAAAACAATATCTGCACCTAATGCGCTCATTAGCTTTCTTCTCTCTACACTCATTGACTCTGGCATTGTTAAAATTAATTTCAATCCAAGTCCTGCTACAGCAGATGCTAGTGCTATTCCTGTATTTCCGCTTGTTGCTTCAATAATTACACTCTCTTTATCTATCTTTCCGCTTTTTATTGCCTCTTTAATCATACTTACAGCAATTCGATCTTTTACAGAACTAGTTGGATTCATAAATTCACACTTACCAAAAAGTTCACTAGAAGAAGTAAGATTTCTAATTCTTACTAAAGGAGTATTACCTACCAACTCTGTTACATTTTCTGCTACATTCATTCTGTCTCCTTTAGACTCAGTTAAATCAAATAACTGAATATTTGAAGAAATTATAATTAAATATTAGATTAATGTCAAGTATTTCTATAGGAATTATAGATATTGCTATATCATCCCCATAAATACGGCGTTTTGTATAGTTTTAAAATAGCTAAAAAATTAAAATTTTGAAAGAAAGTTGGTTAATATCTACTATTTTTGTAGACTTTATGGCTTTTTTTGAAATATAAAGGTTTATACAGCAATGAACTAATTAAAGAATAAATCAAGAAGAGGAATAAAAGATAGCTTCTTATAGTATGAAGATAATAAACAGCAAGAAATAGCAGTAAAAAGTTTATTTGAAAAAAGGTTCAAAGCTAAATAGATGAGATAACTCAACTATTTAGCTATATAACATTTTGGTTTTATTTTTTAAAACGGTAACCAGCATTTTGTAAAAGTGGACGAACTACATCAGCCTTTTCTCCTTGCAGTTCCATCCACCCATCTTTAAAGGTTCCACCGCTTCCTAGGCTTTTTTTAATACTTTTTAATAAAGATTTGATTTCATCTTTATCTATGAAAAACTCCCCAACGAGTGTAACTGGCTTTCCACGCCGTTTCTCACGCTTAAAGACAAGTCGATGTTCAGCTGGAGTTAGAATTTTCTTCTCATTGTTACAGATGCATTCACTTCGGTTCTCACCACATTTAGGGCAGAGGTCATCAACCTCCCACCCATTGCCAAATGATCCAAAAGAGAGATCTAGTTTTGTTCCGCGTGCCATTAATTTTTCGCTTCACCTATAAACTCAGCATACTCTTCATAGTTGCCTTTGAAGTCAACTATCTCACCATTTGGCTTAATTTCTATAATGCGATTTGCAAAAGCATCGATCAACTCACGGTCGTGGGTAACACAAATGACATTGCCTTTAAAGTTATAAAGAGCTTCACCAAGTGCAATGATCGCTTCAAGGTCAAGGTGGTTAGTTGGTTCATCAAGTACAAGGAAGTTGCCTTGCTCCAACATCATTTTACTAAGCATCATACGGTGCTTCTCACCACCGCTTATTTTTTCAATGCTCTTTTCTTGCTCTTCACCGCTAAATAGCATACGTCCAAGACAGTTGCGAATTTCTGAAATATCAGCTTCTCTATCGTGACTTCTTAGCCACTCATAAAGTGTTTCAGTACCCTTAATGCGATCAGTTGTATCTTGCGGGAAGTAGCTTGGCTCAACTGTTGCACCCCATCTAATCTCACCGCTGTCAGGTTTTAAGCCGTCATCCATGATCATTTTACAAAGTGTTGTCTTACCAACACCATTTGGACCGATTAGTGCAACTTTATCGCCCGGATTAAATTTAAGTGTAAGATTTTCAAACACAACGTGGTCATCAAACTTCTTGCTTACATTTTCAAGCTCCAACGCCTCTTTTCCGATCTCACGTCTTTGACGGAAAACTATGCTTGGATCTCGCCTGCTTGATGTTTGCAAAGCACTTAAATCAAGCTTTTCAAGCTGTTTTTGTCGGCTTGTTGCCTGCTTTGCCTTTGAAGCATTGGCACTAAAGCGGCGTATGAAGTTTTCAAGCTGCTCTTTCTCTTTTAGCTTTTTTGCACGCTCCATCTCTCTTTGCTTTTGCAGAAGGTTTGAAGCAATATACCAATCATCATAATTGCCCGTAAACTCTCGAATCGTCTTAAAATCAAGGTCAAGAATATGAGTAACAACACTGTTTAGAAAGTGACGGTCGTGCGAAATAACTATCATTGTACCTTCGTGTCGTTTTAGCTGCTCTTCAAGCCAAGCAATTGCGTGAATGTCTAGGTTGTTTGTAGGCTCGTCAAGGAAGAGAATATCAGGTTTTGGAAAGAGTACCTGTGCTAAAAGCACTTTAAATTTGTCAGCACTTGGCAAAGAGCTCATCAGTTCAGTGTGCTGCTCTTCAGGGAATCCAAGCTCTTCGAGGATCTTTTTGATGCGTACATCATATTCATACATTGGATCCTCTTCGACACAGATCATCTCTAATTCACCAAGGCGTTCATTGACTTTATCATCATCAAAATTGCCTTCCATATAGAGACGCTCTTTCTCTTTAATAGCATCATAAAGGCGTTTGTTACCGTAAAGTACTGCATCAGCAATGGTAAAATCCTCAAAAGCAAACTGGTTCTGTCCAAGTACCCCAACTTTTAAACCACTTCCAATGATGATCTCACCGCTTGTTGGCTCCTCTTCACCGGCAACAATCTTCAAAAAGGTACTCTTTCCCGCACCATTTGCTCCTATAAGGCCATAACGCTTGCCTGCATCAAGTTTAAGATTGACATTTTCAAATAAAACACGCCCGCCAAAGCGTTTGGTCAAATCGACTGTTTGTAACATCTGAAACTACCCTTTTATCAGTTCTATAACTTTTTGTGGTGGTCGTCCGATTGTTGCCTTACCATCTTTAATGACAATAGGACGTTCAATTAAACGTGGATGTTCAACCATCGCTTCAATCAGTTTCTCATCATCCTCTACATCTTTAAGACCCAGCTCTTTATAAACTGCCTCTTTGGTTCGCATAATCTCTCGCGGTTTTAAACCAAGCATGTTAAGAATCTCTTTAATTTCCTCTTTGCTTGGAGATTCATCAAGATATTTGTAAACTTTTGGCTCAATACCCTCTTCTTG contains:
- a CDS encoding aminotransferase class V-fold PLP-dependent enzyme; protein product: MNQRLFQPLLKSKDTRQELFDNTIGKRKSTYFDFTATGLGYHSIEERMAEVLEYYANTHSEEAYLAKTMQQCYENARSSLKSSLDLEDDFLIIPSGYGSTGAIKRFQELMGLYIPPAVCKRLGSKPDVPKKPLVVVGPYEHHSNELGFRESLCDIHRVPLTADGKVDLQNLENVLKKNRGREIIGSFCVASNATGIITPYEEISKLLRHYGAVVCFDAAATSPYMNISSYLFDAMFLSAHKLIGGPGACGLLVIRKDLVDTSIAPTYPGGGTVTYVSRTSHMFHKNPEIREDAGTPAVLQMIRAALAYQLRNEMGLVWIKEQKEKLYRYLVQHIQKNDQFKILGNPEAENIGIVSLIPKQMSPYALCQVLSQKFQIETRAGCACAGPYGHDLLGLEDDRDLSFKPGWLRISLHPIHTFEQIDHLVDALHKITNTKPFYKKQLKRLKF
- a CDS encoding nitrite/sulfite reductase, which codes for MAKETAAQRVERIKRTKDGLDVLDDILHYAQTGQEIDPDDIDRFKWYGLYTQNKSLQADDDPTLYFMLRVKLLGGLVTDDQLKTLAEISRDFARDTADFTTRQDVQFHWIEVKNLPEIFDRLQKAGLTTQMAAGDCPRNIVSCPVNGLDPKESADVRSIVRQINQLFDQKKRLFSNLPRKFKISVCGCHKHCTNPEIHDLSFVATPNDRHSDIFSVMVGGGLAKNKRFATHIGYAYAHQLPEIAEAVAVIFRDYGNRENRTKARLRHLIDAWGVEHFKNILENKILGYKLIKGSSHHLTPYPVRSHFGVHPSKEIGYNYIGCSVSTSGVGSGGLFSLYEVLKRIGATAIRITPTQDFIVTDVPEHKTVEAVSLLQEAGFTPFPSAFRSKTMACTGLKYCKFAISETKDRAEEIVKYLEKRFPDFKEPISISVNGCPNSCAHPHIVDIGLMGTIVKQNDVRHQGFELLFGGYLEGEDRSEFAIKSGIKVAPEDAAKVIGDIIEEYLGSNYISFRHYIKERFYEPETISAAS
- the cysN gene encoding sulfate adenylyltransferase subunit CysN; protein product: MQIERYLKEYAEKDFLRFITCGSVDDGKSTLIGRLLYDTKTVFEDQILAVEHESRKYGTTGEAFDLALLVDGLQSEREQGITIDVAYRFFSTEHKKYIIADTPGHEQYTRNMVTGASTADLAIILIDARKGVLTQTRRHSYIVNLLGIKHIVVAVNKMDLVDYSSERFEEIVQSYSNEVANKLDLEEVHFVPISALVGDNIVHRSEHMPWYSGKSLIELLDSIEIGKSEADTELRFLVQYVNRPNLNFRGFSGTIASGTIHEGDEIMVLPSKKRTKVKSIVAPFTDNGKKEQTLHTVTEASVPMAVTITTEDEIDISRSDVIVHSKNCASVTDKADAIIVWMDDNELVLKETYGFKGGAYQSVLAEVEKIHYAIDVNTFEHKPLQSLGLNDIAHCRISLSQPIVCDAYKDIKRTGSFILIDKITNRTVGAGMIVSTEVAEDEKVIQGDISDFEKELNALVRKYFPHWGVPDITQLRSVQNG
- the cysD gene encoding sulfate adenylyltransferase subunit CysD — encoded protein: MLDKNKISHLKRLEAESIEILREVASEFSNPVMMYSIGKDSSVMLHLALKAFYPGKIPFPLLHVDTLWKFKEMIEFRDSRVKELGLDLIVHVNPKGKEMDINPFIHGSSVHTDIMKTEALKQALNALGFDAIIGGARRDEEKSRAKERIFSFRGKNHRWDPKNQRPELWSIYNTQIHKGESVRVFPLSNWTELDIWQYIYLEDIPIVPLYYAKKRPVVEIDGVKIMVDDERMPAHLRAQAKEEIVRFRTLGCYPLTGAIESQADTLPKIIEEMLVSRTSERQGRLIDKDQEGAMEKKKIEGYF
- a CDS encoding phosphoadenylyl-sulfate reductase, translated to MDLKQINSTLQHKSPEEILAYVLEQFNGNVALASSFGAEDQVLTDMLCRIDPNIKIFTLDTGRLPAETYALMDKTREKYGVDIQIFFPDTEDIEKLYAKQGVNGFYSSVENRKECCYVRKVKPLKRALKGLSAWITGLRKEQSVTRDDVQIVEYDATHGLYKINPLAEWSETDVWSYIRFHNVPYNKLHDEGYPSIGCAPCTRAVQPGEDSRAGRWWWESPEKKECGLHLHDKGVKEHA
- a CDS encoding DUF2061 domain-containing protein, with amino-acid sequence MYEKPYRSVLKTISWRTLGTIDTILISYFITGDVSMAASIGGIELFTKMVLYYLHERGWSRLNIGRVKVKEPEYNI
- the cysK gene encoding cysteine synthase A, yielding MNVAENVTELVGNTPLVRIRNLTSSSELFGKCEFMNPTSSVKDRIAVSMIKEAIKSGKIDKESVIIEATSGNTGIALASAVAGLGLKLILTMPESMSVERRKLMSALGADIVLTSASKGMSGAVKKAEELAQKLQNAVLLRQFENPANPKIHSETTAEEIWKDTDGKVDILVAAVGTGGTITGIGEKLKSYNPSIQIIAVEPVDSPVLSGGKPGAHKIQGIGAGFVPDVLNTKIYDEVIQVSNDDAMATARRIAKEQGLLVGISSGANLYASSIVGNREENKGKVIVTILCDTGERYLSTELFSKPEQTDLELWGL
- a CDS encoding translation initiation factor, producing MARGTKLDLSFGSFGNGWEVDDLCPKCGENRSECICNNEKKILTPAEHRLVFKREKRRGKPVTLVGEFFIDKDEIKSLLKSIKKSLGSGGTFKDGWMELQGEKADVVRPLLQNAGYRFKK
- a CDS encoding ABC-F family ATP-binding cassette domain-containing protein translates to MLQTVDLTKRFGGRVLFENVNLKLDAGKRYGLIGANGAGKSTFLKIVAGEEEPTSGEIIIGSGLKVGVLGQNQFAFEDFTIADAVLYGNKRLYDAIKEKERLYMEGNFDDDKVNERLGELEMICVEEDPMYEYDVRIKKILEELGFPEEQHTELMSSLPSADKFKVLLAQVLFPKPDILFLDEPTNNLDIHAIAWLEEQLKRHEGTMIVISHDRHFLNSVVTHILDLDFKTIREFTGNYDDWYIASNLLQKQREMERAKKLKEKEQLENFIRRFSANASKAKQATSRQKQLEKLDLSALQTSSRRDPSIVFRQRREIGKEALELENVSKKFDDHVVFENLTLKFNPGDKVALIGPNGVGKTTLCKMIMDDGLKPDSGEIRWGATVEPSYFPQDTTDRIKGTETLYEWLRSHDREADISEIRNCLGRMLFSGEEQEKSIEKISGGEKHRMMLSKMMLEQGNFLVLDEPTNHLDLEAIIALGEALYNFKGNVICVTHDRELIDAFANRIIEIKPNGEIVDFKGNYEEYAEFIGEAKN
- the arsC gene encoding arsenate reductase (glutaredoxin) (This arsenate reductase requires both glutathione and glutaredoxin to convert arsenate to arsenite, after which the efflux transporter formed by ArsA and ArsB can extrude the arsenite from the cell, providing resistance.), which encodes MATDNVIIWHNPRCSKSREALKLLQEEGIEPKVYKYLDESPSKEEIKEILNMLGLKPREIMRTKEAVYKELGLKDVEDDEKLIEAMVEHPRLIERPIVIKDGKATIGRPPQKVIELIKG